In Strigops habroptila isolate Jane chromosome 14, bStrHab1.2.pri, whole genome shotgun sequence, one genomic interval encodes:
- the LOC115616527 gene encoding nucleoside diphosphate kinase isoform X1 produces the protein MIKCNQTSSICSLRKAPMAPLPQLKTNPLSRRQVPLGTHGPAGCQAGARRQRERSGRHQAQHRHQRRLSPAPGPGLAGVGGRAPKRAPSPARPAPKRRRPGGSSSPQGGGSGERPPPPPPLPSAAAGWKAAAAGAPESAMAANNERTFIAIKPDGVQRGLVGEIIKRFEQKGFRLVAMKLVHASEDLLKQHYIDLKDRPFYPGLVKYMNSGPVVAMVWEGLNVVKTGRVMLGETNPADSKPGTIRGDFCIQVGRNIIHGSDSVESAQKEINLWFKPAELVDFKSCAHDWIYE, from the exons ATGATTAAGTGTAATCAAACATCCTCAATCTGCTCACTGCGGAAAGCACCGATGGCCCCATTGCCGCAACTGAAAACGAACCCCCTGTCAAGGCGACAGGTGCCGCTTGGCACACACGGCCCGGCCGGCTGCCAGGCAGGGGCTCGGCGGCAGCGGGAGCGCAGCGGCCGCCACCAGGCCCAGCACCGTCACCAGCGGCGGCTCAGCCCGGCCCCCGGCCCCGGTCTGGCGGGAGTGGGCGGGCGGGCGCCGAAGCGAGCCCCCAGCCCCGCCAGGCCCGCCCCCAAGCGCCGCAGGCCGGGCGGCTCCTCCTCTCCGCAGGGCGGGGGATCCGGCGagcgcccgccgccgcctcctcctcttccttcagcGGCTGCGGGGTGGAAGGCGGCGGCTGCGGGAGCTCCAGAGAG CGCGATGGCGGCCAACAACGAGCGAACCTTCATCGCCATCAAACCCGACGGCGTCCAGCGGGGGCTGGTGGGGGAGATTATCAAGCGGTTCGAGCAGAAGGGCTTCCGCCTGGTGGCCATGAAGCTTGTGCAC GCCTCTGAAGACCTTCTGAAGCAACATTACATTGACCTGAAAGACCGACCATTCTACCCTGGTTTGGTTAAATACATGAACTCTGGACCTGTTGTGGCCATG gtATGGGAAGGACTCAATGTGGTTAAAACTGGGAGAGTGATGCTTGGGGAAACAAACCCTGCAGACTCCAAGCCTGGTACCATCCGTGGTGACTTCTGCATTCAAGTAGGAAG AAACATCATTCACGGCAGTGACTCCGTGGAAAGCGCGCAGAAGGAGATCAACCTGTGGTTCAAGCCTGCTGAGCTCGTTGACTTCAAGTCTTGTGCACATGACTGGATCTACGAGTGA
- the LOC115616527 gene encoding nucleoside diphosphate kinase isoform X2 has protein sequence MAANNERTFIAIKPDGVQRGLVGEIIKRFEQKGFRLVAMKLVHASEDLLKQHYIDLKDRPFYPGLVKYMNSGPVVAMVWEGLNVVKTGRVMLGETNPADSKPGTIRGDFCIQVGRNIIHGSDSVESAQKEINLWFKPAELVDFKSCAHDWIYE, from the exons ATGGCGGCCAACAACGAGCGAACCTTCATCGCCATCAAACCCGACGGCGTCCAGCGGGGGCTGGTGGGGGAGATTATCAAGCGGTTCGAGCAGAAGGGCTTCCGCCTGGTGGCCATGAAGCTTGTGCAC GCCTCTGAAGACCTTCTGAAGCAACATTACATTGACCTGAAAGACCGACCATTCTACCCTGGTTTGGTTAAATACATGAACTCTGGACCTGTTGTGGCCATG gtATGGGAAGGACTCAATGTGGTTAAAACTGGGAGAGTGATGCTTGGGGAAACAAACCCTGCAGACTCCAAGCCTGGTACCATCCGTGGTGACTTCTGCATTCAAGTAGGAAG AAACATCATTCACGGCAGTGACTCCGTGGAAAGCGCGCAGAAGGAGATCAACCTGTGGTTCAAGCCTGCTGAGCTCGTTGACTTCAAGTCTTGTGCACATGACTGGATCTACGAGTGA
- the LOC115616528 gene encoding nucleoside diphosphate kinase-like, with product MASITERTFIAIKPDGVQRGLVGEIIKRFEQKGFKLVAMKLIHASEELLREHYIDLKDRPFYDGLVQYMHSGPVVAMVWEGLNVIKTGRVMLGETNPFDSKPGTIRGDLCVQVGRNIIHGSDSVESAETEINLWFAPEELVDYQSCAHEWIYE from the exons ATGGCTTCTATCACCGAGCGCACCTTCATCGCCATCAAGCCTGATGGGGTCCAGCGGGGTCTGGTGGGAGAGATCATCAAGCGGTTTGAACAGAAAGGCTTCAAACTGGTGGCCATGAAATTAATACAC GCCTCTGAAGAACTTCTGAGGGAACACTACATTGACCTGAAGGACCGGCCGTTCTACGATGGTCTGGTGCAGTACATGCACTCCGGCCCTGTGGTAGCCATG gTTTGGGAAGGTCTTAATGTGATTAAGACAGGAAGAGTGATGCTGGGGGAAACTAATCCATTTGATTCAAAGCCTGGCACTATTCGTGGTGACCTCTGTGTTCAGGTTGGAAG gaACATCATTCATGGAAGTGATTCTGTCGAAAGTGCTGAGACAGAGATCAACTTATGGTTTGCTCCTGAGGAACTGGTTGATTACCAAAGCTGTGCTCATGAATGGATCTATGAGTAA